A genomic stretch from Plasmodium brasilianum strain Bolivian I chromosome 9, whole genome shotgun sequence includes:
- a CDS encoding calcium/calmodulin-dependent protein kinase, whose product MMVNILQDDAFEKKKKRRLCDVVHPNLTDLNYSLLDQKKINNHNGSSDNGSRDNGSRDNGSRDNGSRDNGSRDNGSRDNGSRDNESSKNGSSKNGGSKNGGSKNEGGKNKGSKNEDSKNGSIDNSSSDHSSCCKTKKIIKLENEKIEDYFIIKNFLPICEEFLLKNYQNLFMYLFNNKQEEINKIRIKQEREEQEQANDDEPVNANTEEHLQVQGKQKGEGYNNCSEYTKETEINRSYNAEEEKEKKKEKKKCYNSEAGGKEKDRDDKPDIVSNIKKKFSLTSFNLYESYVRVTKKSLREIELPFDRAVLLNVIDKKDNSKKIIKIINKKKVLNAFGESWEHMIEYIISLKEHKNLMKIFDIYDDGKNFYIIMEKLYGKELYSFLVYKKQVKESICKYIISQILQAVNYLHYHNIIHRDIKPENLMFRNKKRKDKTYEYNYELVLIDYDTCQFINKSYGSTCRNSGYNNYGQYIQYNHYNYYINNNNNHCNYYNFYTQHNLIYSTINGIIGSPLLTPNKIIASECTKLCRQNHESKQPKQICSKEINLTQQANCTEWTSEKIHTKMLEVRRGEKTGKDDVGTAISTSAAVGAKAWAHAGDSGEGAVIQQNSKSYQGRRQIKLVGTYGYIAPEIIKGFNYSISSDMWSVGIIFYILMTGITPLPMCLMVNYKNTKEILLKKEKKGINFNLLSFNNYPLAKDLCEKLLQFDPNKRMPDSIIASNHPWLKYFNILKKNITDLRFGNNDINCCFSPNKQINNNCYERINMNGNNRISYKNCDPNNCSCISGSVNNSFNGCRKCYNCNREHLKSSCKKGGDHSVIPCYMNKDLYNEYYKKCYESGNFNAISLYCSGTYCCNRHSNDNGSKFTNGEGSSSSNGNNHMKGKQKSNSHNNNNDEDMMHHASIEKKGFLSNQQNACKNKGVEHVLFTDTSFPNYLFHKKKYNISGDIIVNTHLNGGISKGGVSKRGVSKGGVSKGGVSKNAKTDGTSHCGCNNVHQHDHDLSINFTTNNSMKLFPKKKNKEEGKIKQKIHSLKQINEQTSYDEALGEHIVLNNHKHVHSNGVSTNGCNDSIHLFENLIEKKKKKYLSSTNKFNDFSINNEGIVQSSNQFHLQKEGDEKVKDSNNAGIVGSIESGSNNSRSRGKNYNETAKNCQQEECTHTHERLQMIPMNMVIQHDWNNPNDKKNKLLVNNMNNIYEQNKSKEFNNYTYDDGNSNSNKYINSNSNNSSNSITYRGPLRSKWPGLYSSNRIVKNNIYEEKNQEYSDDNNIGNHGNINNGNNNYYYTCYTHIPQNVHELSEEINIYELYNNTNSDDKDSYSNVHNNSPTQYSFLINNSINNYVINSVHHEHSNNNNNTNNKNNSNNNNSNNNNSNNNNSNNNNSNNNNSNNNNSNNNNSNNNNNNNNHNNSNYNGSFVIGVNYNMYKNRINNISTLSGISNNNVNNIKFYNNSMSTKNNFVYANLLTNTGSCDSSSVVPKNEDKNENRNVCKGGCKDGCINGSRNGCRCACKNKKNFTYASSSSNCTYIHYNTPPNLCPDNKFENTLNPFVYEYCMVNEKERPQFYMSTVFEDYEEQTKKKKRKKISAY is encoded by the coding sequence ATGATGGTCAATATACTACAAGATGATgcatttgaaaaaaagaaaaaaagaagactATGCGATGTTGTTCATCCAAATCTGACGGATTTAAATTATAGTTTATTAGATCAAAAGAAAATCAACAATCATAATGGAAGTAGTGATAACGGAAGTAGAGATAACGGAAGTAGAGATAACGGAAGTAGAGATAACGGAAGTAGAGATAACGGAAGTAGAGATAACGGAAGTAGAGATAACGGAAGTAGAGATAACGAAAGCAGTAAAAATGGAAGCAGTAAAAATGGAGGTAGTAAAAATGGAGGTAGTAAAAATGAAGGtggtaaaaataaaggtagtaaaaatgaagatagTAAAAATGGAAGTATTGACAACAGCAGCAGTGATCATAGCAGTTGTTgtaaaaccaaaaaaattataaaactggaaaatgaaaaaatagaggattattttattataaagaatTTTCTACCTATATGTGAAGagtttttgttaaaaaactACCAAAatctttttatgtatttatttaataacaaacaagaggaaataaataaaattagaatcAAGCAGGAGCGGGAAGAACAGGAACAAGCGAATGATGATGAGCCTGTTAATGCAAATACAGAGGAACATTTGCAAGTACAAGGAAAACAAAAGGGAGAGGGGTATAACAACTGTTCTGAGTATACAAAAGAAACAGAGATAAATAGATCATATAATGCAGAGGaagaaaaggagaaaaaaaaagaaaagaaaaagtgtTATAATTCTGAAGCCGGAGGTAAGGAAAAAGACAGAGATGACAAACCTGACATTgtatcaaatataaaaaagaaattttcattaacatcatttaatttatatgaaagtTATGTACGAGTAACTAAAAAATCGTTAAGGGAAATAGAGTTACCATTTGATCGAGCTGTGTTATTAAATGTTATTGATAAGAAagataattcaaaaaaaattataaaaataattaacaaaaaaaaagtattaaatgCATTTGGGGAATCATGGGAACATATgattgaatatattatttctttaaaagagcataaaaatttaatgaaaatatttgatatatatgatgatggaaaaaacttttatataataatggaaaAGTTATATGGAAAAGAACTTTATAGTTTTCTAGTTTATAAAAAGCAAGTGAAAGAAAGTAtctgtaaatatataattagcCAAATATTACAAGCAGTTAATTATTTGCATTACCACAATATCATTCACAGAGATATTAAACCTGAAAATCTTATGttcagaaataaaaagagaaaagatAAAACGTATGAATACAATTACGAGTTGGTACTCATTGATTATGACACCTGCcaatttataaacaaaagTTATGGCAGTACTTGCAGGAATAGCGGTTACAACAATTATGGTCAGTACATCCAGTACAACCATTACAACTACTACatcaataataacaataaccaCTGCAATTATTATAACTTCTATACACAACATAACCTCATTTACTCGACTATAAATGGAATTATAGGTAGTCCCCTGTTAACACCAAATAAAATCATTGCTAGTGAATGTACAAAGTTATGTAGACAAAACCATGAATCGAAACAGCCAAAACAAATTTGCTCTAAGGAAATCAACCTGACCCAGCAAGCTAATTGCACTGAATGGACTTctgaaaaaatacatacgAAAATGTTAGAAGTTAGAAGGGGAGAAAAAACAGGGAAGGATGATGTCGGTACTGCCATATCTACCAGTGCTGCTGTTGGTGCTAAGGCTTGGGCTCATGCAGGAGATTCTGGGGAAGGCGCAGTTATCCAACAGAACAGTAAATCATATCAAGGTAGAAGACAAATAAAGTTAGTAGGTACATATGGGTACATAGCTCCAGAAATCATAAAAGGATTCAATTATTCTATATCATCTGATATGTGGTCTGTaggaattatattttatattttgatgaCAGGAATTACTCCACTCCCTATGTGTCTAATggttaattataaaaatacaaaagaaatattattaaaaaaagaaaagaaaggaattaattttaatctcttatcatttaataattacCCTTTAGCAAAAGATTTATGTGAAAAACTTTTGCAATTCGATCCTAATAAGAGAATGCCTGACTCTATCATTGCATCCAATCACCCCTggcttaaatattttaatattttaaaaaaaaatattacggATTTGAGATTTGGAAATAATGACATAAATTGTTGTTTTAGCCCCAACAAGcagataaataataattgctATGAAAGGATTAACATGAATGGTAATAATAGGATAAGCTATAAAAATTGTGATCCTAATAATTGCTCTTGTATCAGTGGAAGTGTTAACAATAGCTTCAATGGTTGCAGAAAGTGTTACAACTGCAATAGAGAGCATCTTAAGAGCTCATGTAAGAAGGGAGGAGATCACTCAGTCATTCCGTGTTACATGAACAAAGATTTATACAATGAGTACTATAAGAAATGCTATGAGTCCGGAAATTTCAATGCCATTAGTTTATATTGCAGTGGTACATATTGCTGTAATAGACATAGTAACGATAATGGTAGTAAATTTACTAATGGTGAaggtagtagcagtagtaatgGTAATAACCATATGAAGGGGAAGCAAAAAAGCAACTCGcacaacaataataatgatgaagaTATGATGCACCATGCTTCAATTGAGAAAAAAGGTTTTTTGTCTAACCAACAAAACgcatgtaaaaataaaggtgTTGAACACGTATTATTCACAGATACTAGTTTCCCCAACTATTtatttcacaaaaaaaaatataacattagTGGTGATATTATTGTCAATACGCATTTAAATGGGGGGATAAGTAAAGGAGGAGTGAGTAAAAGAGGAGTAAGTAAAGGAGGAGTAAGTAAAGGGGGGGTAAGCAAAAATGCAAAGACAGATGGCACATCCCATTGCGGCTGCAATAATGTTCATCAACATGACCATGATTTATCAATTAACTTTACTACTAACAATTCGATGAAATTATTtccaaaaaagaaaaataaagaggaaggaaaaataaaacaaaaaatacattcGCTAAAACAGATAAACGAACAAACCAGCTATGATGAAGCTCTAGGGGAACACATAGTACTAAACAATCACAAGCATGTGCATTCAAACGGTGTATCTACAAACGGGTGCAATGACTCTATACATTTATTTGAAAacttaatagaaaaaaagaaaaaaaaatatctttcCTCTACTAACAAATTTAATGATTTTTCTATCAACAACGAGGGAATTGTTCAAAGCAGTAACCAGTTCCATTTGCAGAAAGAGGGAGATGAAAAGGTAAAGGACAGCAACAATGCTGGCATTGTTGGCAGTATTGAAAGTGGCAGTAACAATAGCAGAAGTAGAGGGAAAAATTACAACGAAACTGCGAAAAATTGCCAACAGGAAGAATGCACGCACACTCATGAAAGACTTCAGATGATTCCAATGAATATGGTAATACAACATGATTGGAACAATccaaatgataaaaaaaataagttgtTGGTAAATaacatgaataatatatatgagcaGAATAAAAGTAAGGAATTTAACAACTACACATATGATGatggtaatagtaatagtaataaatatatcaacagtaatagcaataatagcagtaacaGTATTACATATCGCGGACCTTTAAGGTCAAAATGGCCAGGTTTATATTCCAGTAACAGGAtagtgaaaaataatatatatgaagaaaaaaatcaaGAATATAGCGATGACAATAATATAGGCAATCATggcaatataaataatggtAATAACAATTACTACTATACTTGTTACACACATATACCTCAAAATGTACATGAATTGAGTgaagaaattaatatatacgaGTTATATAATAACACAAATAGTGATGATAAGGATAGCTACTCGAACGTACATAATAATAGCCCCACTCAGTATAGTTTTCTCATTAACAATTCCATTAACAATTATGTAATTAACAGCGTTCATCATGAacatagtaataacaataataacacCAATAACAagaacaatagtaataacaacaatagtaacaacaacaatagtaacaacaacaatagtaacaacaacaatagtaacaacaacaatagtaacaacaacaatagtaacaacaacaatagtaacaacaacaataataataataatcataataacagtaattaCAATGGTTCATTTGTGATTGGggttaattataatatgtacaaaaatagaataaacaATATATCGACTCTTTCTGGAATTAGCAATAATAATGTCAAcaacataaaattttataataactcTATGTCAACTAAGAATAATTTCGTGTATGCGaatttattaacaaataCAGGTTCGTGCGATTCTTCATCCGTAGTACCcaaaaatgaagataaaaatgaaaatcgAAATGTATGCAAAGGTGGATGCAAAGATGGATGTATAAATGGAAGCAGAAATGGATGTAGATGTGcgtgtaaaaataaaaaaaactttacCTACgccag